CTGCCCGACAGCCGCGTCGTTTTCGTAATATTCTTTGTAAAGGCTGATTATCCTGCGAAAGTCGCGGACTTCATTAAGCTGGCGGCGGATTCGGCAAACTAATTCCATCTTGGGCTTGGACTCGGCGACGAAAAAACGATGCCAATACAACATGGCTTCCAGAGAATAGTTCCACTTCGGCATGACATTCATCATCCGCCGCTCAACCATCAGATAGGAATGCGAACCGACTTTGAACTCAAGCAGATAATTGACCAGACTATCAAAATACTCGGTCTTTAAAAGTATCTGCCCAAGCAGGCTTTCCAGATATTCTTCCTGGCCAGATCCTGTTTCGGCCTGACCGATCATCTTCGCCACCGAAGACATTTCCCCCCGGCTCAAAGGAGCGTCATGATGATTAAGGTAAAGTTCCATCAGCCGCTGATCAGCCGCTTCGCTCACCTCTTGGCACGCCCAGCCGCCGGTCCAGATAAGCGCTCGGCCAACATCATGCTCCTCGCTAAGCGATTTTTTAATCGCCGGAATCGAAACTTCCCAGCGCGGCGAGTTTTGATCAACGCCCCGCAGATAAGGCACAAGCGAATCGACCGGAAAAAGATCGATTTTTCTTTTGATCTCCGCGGCGATTTTTCCTTCAATGGCTCCCCAAACCTTTGGTCCGATAAATCCTTGGCCATTTTTAAGCCTGATTAAAGAATCCGCGTCGATCGCTTCGAACCTTTTGGCAAGAATGTCTTCCAAAATAGTGCTGGAAGGCACTAAGGAAATACTATAAAAATTATTGGCCAGGCGAGAAAGAGAATCGATCAATCCGATCCGCTTAACCTTTTCTTCCAGCAGGCGCAGCCCGACCTTGGAAACCGAATCATTCGGCGATAATCTGTCGTTCGCCAGCTGAACGTATCGGCCCAGCTCCGGCAAATCATCATCGCTTCGAGAAAAATCGGCAATAAACCTTTGTCTGATCTTGCCCAGCAGTTTTTTCTGCGCTACGGCGTTGTCGGAGTGTCCGACATAATCGCTCAGAACTGATCCGAGCTTGTCTATTTCCGGGACTTTCTGGCAGCTCATCGCGCCAGCCAGCAAAAACAGGGCAAAAAACCCGAAAGAAACTATCTTTTTCATAGATCCTCCTCTTTGATATGGTTAATTTTCAAGGTCCAAAAATCATTGCAACTTACCATACAAACAATATTTTGTCAACCATACCATATTTGCCGGGATGCTGGCCCAAAAATATCTCGAACAAACCTGTTAATCGCGAGAGATACCAAAGAAATGGATCTGGCCCAACTCGTCAAAATAATTTCCGACTCCAAGCCAAAAATATAAATCCATTGAGAAACCCGGTTTATTCCGGGTTTTCTTTTACCCGGAAAGCGCGAGAAATATTGCTTTTGTCGGCAATAATTTTGCCTAATTGTCGGGCGTTTTAAATAGTGATATAATAGGGACGAAAAAAACGAATGGGTAAATTTGATAAATTTATATAATTAACCAGACGGCCGCAAATTAATTTGCCTCCGTCGCGGCAATTTTATGAAAAAAAATTACCTCTTTGCCGGAATTATCGCCGTGATCATCGTGCTGATCGGCGTTTACGCCATCATGGTGTGGCAGCAGCCCAAGCCAACGGTGGCACCGATTCCGGAAATCAAAAAAACCGTGATCGCCCCGTTCTTGCCTGACGCGACTTCGACGGCGCTGGCGGTCTCAACCGTCCCGGCCAATGGCGACGGCAATCCTTACGGCGTCGCTTTTGTCCCGGCGAATTTCCCGGGCGGCGGAACGATCGAATCAGGAGACGTGCTGGTCTCCAACTTCAACAACAGCAAAAATCTCCAAGGCACGGGTTCGACCATCGTCCGCATCACCCCGGACGGAAAAATGTCGCTCTTTTATCAAGGCGCGCCGACTCTCGGCTTAACCACCGCTTTAGCCGTGCTCAAAGAAGGATTTGTCATCGTCGGCAATATGCCGACCACCGACGGCACCAGCGCCACGGCCAAAGCCGGCTCGCTTTTGGTGCTCGACAAAAATGGCAAGCTGATCAAAACTCTCACTGACACTGAGCTGATCAATGGTCCGTGGGACATGTCAGTCAATGACAATGGCGTCAACGTCCAGGCCTTTGTCAGCAACGTGCTCTCCGGCAACGTCGTCCGTTTTGATCTTAAATTCAATCTTACCACGCTGCTTTCCGAATCCGGCACGATTATCGCTTCCGGTTACGCTCATCGCGGCGATCCGGCCGCTTTGGAAATCGGCCCGACCGGCCTTTACTACGACGCCGGCAATGATTCGCTTTTGGTCGCGGCCACGGCGGACAATGCGATCTATAAAGTCGTCAATGCTTCGACTTTGTCGTCTGACGCGGGAAAGGGCGTGGTATTTTATCAGGATCAGGTAAATCTGCACGGTCCGCTCTCGGTGGAAAAAGCGCCGAACGGCAATTACATCACCTCTGACGGCGATGCGATCAATCCGAGCGACGCTAATACTTCCGATTACACCGAATTTTCCGCGGCCGGAAAATTCGTCAAACAATTATCGGTCAGCGGTACAGCGGGCGGCGCCTTCGGCTTTGACATCCAAGTTATCGGCACAACGGCGAAATTCGCGGCCGTCAACGATAACGTCCCTAACCTCTTGATCTGGACGATCCCGCTCAAACCGATGGAATAAATCATCGATTCGACAGTCGTAATCATAAAACCCGCGGGCGTTTGTCCGCGGGTTTTTTATTTACGCAAAATTCCCCTAATTTAGTTCTGTCGCAGTCTCCGTCTCCTTCGGCAAGCTCGGGACAGGGCGGGACTGCGACGGCAAACATACGAAGATCAACTTTAATCTACCGGCATAAAATCAAACAGCCACATTCCTCTAACGGGAAACTGTGGCCGAACTAAAAACAAAAAGCCACCGCGCTCTCACGGCGGCTTTTTTATTTTAAACAATTCCCTTTTATAAAGAGACTTGTTTCCGCCTTCTTGCCCGCCTCGGGCGGAGGGCGGAAGGATAAAAAAATTCCCTTAAGCAAAAAAATTCTTAAGGGAATTGTCCGGGCAACTTTTTGAGGCTATCTTTTGGCTATAGCTTCGGAAGCGCGAAGCAGATTTTTCGCGAACCGCTTATTCATCCAGCGATAAAGTTTGGCATCTTCCGCCGCTTTGTCGCGGGGGCCGAATTTATCAATATACCCGGCGCCGATCGCCAGAACATAGCAGGCTGAAGCGATATTGGAAGCTGCCAAGCCGGAATTCGCGCAGCCAAGAATTTTATCCAAGGCGCGAAAATTATTCAGCTTGATCTTCCTCAAACAACTTTGATAATCGCCCGAATTTCCGCCGTAGCGATCAACCAAACTGTCAACATAATGCTGGAAGCTGCCGCCCGTGGCCGCGTTCATAATAGTGAATTCAAAACGATGAAGCATCATCTCATCAGCAGCGGTCGTTACTTGTCCGCGGCAAACCTTATCCAGATAAGCATGGCCCATCTCATGCCAAAGCAAACCGGCAAACAATTTGTCCGGCAGATCAATGGCCGCGATCATTAAAGCCCTCCAATCATCGCGATAGAACAGCCAGGCGTCATCATCACCGATCTGATCTCGGGAAATAAAGCAAACTTCCAGATATTGCTCCATTTCTTCTTGTATCCGGTTCATGTTTTCTTCTTTATCCACCCCACGCGGAACCAGTTCGGTTGTGAACGAAATGCCATGGTTGAAAACAGTCGTACGATAACCGGGAAATTCGGCAACAATTTTTTCCGCTAAAGCATTAACGCCGCGATAACGATTGATGGTCTCAACAACCTTGGCTTTCTTCTGCGCGATGGTCTCGGCTATTTTAATCACGCCCTCTTGCGCGGGAATCACGATTCCATCGGCATTTTTTTCGCCGAACGAATCGATCGAGTTAAGCCACCAGCCGTCATTCTCGGTTTGCTCTTTTTGCGCGTGCTCTCTCGTATAAAGAGAGGTGGTTGCGGCCAAATGATAATCCTGGCTATAGCCGTAAAAATCAATGGCAAGAAAAGATACTGCAACGGCGCACAAAGCGCCAAACGACATTAACGCCCATTTCAAAACGGTCTTTTTTGTTGAAGAGCTCTTCACCTTGTCAACCATGGCGATCCTCCCGGGAAAAATGTTTGGGTTATGTAAAAAAAGAGCAGCCCCAAACAATAACAAATCATTCTCTTCTTGTAAAGCCAGTCTCGCGCCAAAGTTTGATCATTCTTTCCACTAAAAAACCGCCTTCAGTTGGCGGTTTTATCTTATAATTCCCCTCCTGCCCGAGGAGGGGTTGAGGTGATGGGAGCGGGGCGGTTTGCCGAAGTTATCAAATCAATTTAAAAATTCACAAAGCCTCTTCCAGCTCGGCCGCCTCGTCCTCGTCAACGCCATATTCATCCATAACATCCCGCACGTTCTCCGCCGTCTCCGCGTCAACGCCCTGGCTCTCCATAATTTCCGCCACATCTTCATCGACTTCTTCGCCGCCATCCTCGCCCGATCCCCCTTCTTCCCTGGGATCATCTTCATTTGGATTTAAATCATCTTGCATATTAAAAAATTATATAAATAATTCCCCTCTATTAAGAGGGGTGGACTCGCGCCATGCGAGGACGGGGTGTGTAGAAAAGTCCCCTCTCGAGAGGGGTGGCAGGCCGCCTCGGCCTGACGGGGTGTGTTACCGCTTTTTTATTGAACCATTTTAAATGACTCGACAACCTTACTAATTATTCCCCTCTATCAAGAGGGGTGGACTCGCACCGCGCGAGGACGGGGTGTGTAGAAAAGTCCCCTCTCGAGAGGGGTGGCAGGCCGCCTCGGCCTGACGGGGTGTGTTACCGCTTTTTTATTGAACCATTTTAAACGACTCGACAACCTTATTGATGATCCCCGGCGAATCAGCCCCTTCCTTCTCGCATTGCGCGGTGAATTCCTCGGCGCCCTTGCCGCTGACAACCCCGCAATCACTGGTAAAGTGCTTGGTAAATTGCAGCAAGGCGCAGCGATCGGCCGAACCGGGAATCGCCGTCGTGTAAAAATAAGTCGCGTAAATGGTGCCGGCCGCGGCTCCGCTGAATTCTTGGACGCAAAAATTTCCTTTACGCGCGGGCGGGACAAATTGGCAGAATGTTCGTTTGTCCTGGCTGATATGATTATAAATACTGTCGGACGGATTATAAATGCAAGGGCATTCTTTGGCCATATTACAAGTAACCTCAAAAGCTCTCGGCCCTTCGTCAAAATATCCGGCCGGCGTTGTTATCTGATAATCCTTGCCCAACTGCAATTCGCGCAAAACCTGGCCGGAGCTGACCGAAGAAGAAGACACGGCGTAATAGAAATTAAAGCTGGCCAAGATCGCCTCGAGCGTTGCCGGCGCGACAACATTATTTTTGTTAAGGCACGCGTCGCGGTTCGGGCCGGCGTCATAATTTTCACAGCGGACATATTGGATAGTCATCTCCACGGCGACGCAACTCCCATTATTAACATTAGTGTAGGCGTAAGTGGTAAAAGATGATCCGGCCGCGCCTTCGGACCAGGTTTGCGTGCAAAACCGCTCGCCACCGATATCTTGCCGGCCGATTTTTACCATGCCATTTTTAATCAGGTCATCAATGTTCGCTGCGCCGTCGATCGCTACCGGCGGGCAGGTTTGAGCGAACTGATCCGCGTTACAGCTAAAAAGCTTAATCACCGGCTTGCCATCGCCCGGGAAAAAATTCGCCGGATACTTGAATTGATAATTTAAAACCGGATCGCTGAAAACCTCCCACCCGCTCGTATCGATCTTCGTCGACGTTACAGCTTGCTCCCCCGTTGAAGTCGCCTTCGGCGTCACTTCCGGCGCCTGTTGCACCGGCACCGGCGCCACCCTCGGCAGATTCGGCGTTGAAAAAGGATAAACACTGCACCCCGCCAGCACAAAAATCCCCAACCCTAAGACGAAAAATTTTGAGATTGTTTTTTTGTTCATAAAAATAATGTAATTAGTTATCGCTTTAATGCTATTTCTTTCTAATTTCTTTGTCAAATGCGGTAATTCTTTCGCTCACTTGCAAAGACATTTCGTTCAGGCCGAGAAGTTTCAAGCCGTCCAAGGTGCGGACGCGGGACAGGGCGACATAGCCCATCCCCGGCTCGAAACAGCCGGACAAATCTATTTCCGCGCAGTCCATGCTCAAGCCCTGGCTTTTGTGGATCGTGATCGCCCAGGCAAGCTTCAACGGCAGCTGGATTATTTCCGCCTTAGTTTGTCCGCCTTCTTCAATGGTCCAGCTCGCCTTTTCCGCCTCGACTTTGCCGTTCTTGGTTTGAATGATTGGCATATTGGCGCCGCTGAAACCGGTAACGCGGCCCATCGTGCCGTTGACGTAAATCGGCGTATTGTTGGAAAATTTATTGCGCACGAACATCACGATCGCGCCGACTTTCAAAACCAATTCTTCCGGCGCCAGACAGCCGCGCATCAAATTTTCCACCAATTTTTTTGAGCCCTTACCGGACATCGCGTAAGTTTTGGGCTTGGCGATAATTTTATGCAATTCTTGCTTGTTGATCCGGTCGACGTCGATATTATGCGTATATAGCTTGGTCGGCTTGTCCCAGCCGGAAATATTTTGCATCAAGCGGCTGTTTAATTTTTCTCTGGCCCAGGCGCTAACATTGTCGCCGCGGATCTCGTTTAAAATTTTTAAATAATCAGAATCTTCCTGGCGATGCTGTTCTTCCAGATAGCAGATTTTCAGATCAGCTTTCTGCCACGCCTCGGACTCAAAAGCGAATTTTTTCTCGCCGCCCTCGCGGACGACCGGCGGCAATTGGAAAAAATCTCCGCAGGCGACAAATTGCAAGCCGCCGAACGGCTTGATGCTTTGCCTAACCGCCTGGCAGACATGATTGACCATCTCCAAAACATTCGGCGGCAGCATCGAGATTTCATCAATGATCAAAACTTCGGCCGCGCTGATCCGCTCCGCGACTTTTTCATTCCACATTATTTCCTTAATATCATCGCGCATCAAATTTTCCTTGATGCCGATCCCCGCCCAGGAATGAATCGTCAGCCCGCCCAAATGCGTCGCCGCGATGCCGGTCGAAGCCGTGATCGCCGCCCGAATCTTATTCGCCTTCAAATACTCGGCGAACTTGTTTAAAACAAAAGTTTTTCCCGACCCGGCCGGCCCGGTGAGAAAAACATTCGCCCCCGACTTCAAAATATCCAAAGATTCCGATTGCGTCATTTATAAAACTATTTCTAAATAATTATTCAGAAATTAAATTTTTTATAATTCTAATAATTATCTCTTTGTCTTTCGGATCGCTTTCGGCAACGAGCAAAGCTAACGCGGCCAGGGCATTATCATTGATCTTTCGCTCGCCCGATTTTTTAAAAAGATAATCAGTTTTGTCTAAATAATAAACAAACAGGAAGGAAGCGGTTCTCTTGTTGCCGTCGGAAAACGGATGATCTTTTATGGTTAAGTATAATAGATGCGCCGCCTTATCTGCAATCGCCGGATAAAGCTCTTTTTGAGAAAAAGTTTGATAAAGACCTTTAATTATGCCTTCGAAGCTGCCACCTCTTTCTTGCCCGAATAAATCCCCTGCTTCTCTCTTGGCAAATAATTCTTTTTTTAACTCGGTAATTATTTTCTCGCAAACCTCATATTGCAAAACAAACTTCGATCTTTTTCCTTTTCTCTCCGCTATTTTACCCTTATCATATTGGCCCAACAAAGAAAGTGTTTTTGAATAATCAGAAAGCAAGCTTAGAATTTCACCTTCCTGACCGGCTAGCAATTCTTTTTTAGATTGTTTTTGCAGAAACAAAACTGCCTCCTGCAATTCCTTAAATTTATTTTTAGCTTCCCGCAACCGTTTTTCGTTGATTGCGTAGCCGGAAATCAAAAATCGTTTTAAAACTTTAGTTGCCCAAACACGAAACCTTGTCGCTCTTTGCGAATTGACCCTGTAACCGACAGAGATAATCGCGTCTAAATTATAAAATTGAGTTTTATAAACTTTTCCGTCCTTGGCAGTATGTTCCAAAATGGAACTAACTGAATTTTTACGCAACTCTCCGGCTTTAAAAATATTATCAAGATGCTTGGTGATAGCCGGCCTTTGAGTGCCAAAAAGATCAGCTATCTGATTTTGGGTAAGCCAAACAGTATCTCTTTCAAGTTTAACTTTTAATTCCACTTCGTTCTTTGAAGACCGATAGATAACTATTCCGCTTTTTTTAATCATATTTTTTCGTAATAATCATAATCCTCTTTGGAGATTGGCCCGATTTCTCGCAAAACATCCTTGGCGGCCAAATTCCTAAGCGCCGCCAGCTCATCCGGTTTTTTTATGACATCGACCACCTTGCCGCAGACAAGATAAGCGGAATAATCGTCTTCATGGATATAGATCGGCGGCAAATCAAGGCTGGATTCCGAGACCAGGGCAATCTGTTTGTTTTGCTTGTCAAAAATAAATTTTTTTATATTGGCCAAGCCATCGATGGTGGAAACCACATAATCGCCGTTATCCGGAATGTCTTGTTTTTTTTCAACAATAACAAAATCCCCCTCCTCGATATTCTTGCCTTTAACATTGGCGTGATTCATGGAATTGCCAACCGCGCGCAAAACAAACAAGTCAGCCAATTTAGTTTTCAAATCATCGCCCAAAATTTTTAAAGAAATTTTCAAATACCCCTCGACTTTTTGCTCGGCGCAAACCGCCGCCTCGCCGCAATTAGCCGAACCGATGATCGGCAAAGAAATCAATTTGGATTTTTCATCAATACCGCCGCTGGCCGGTTTTAAAGTTTTGCCGTCCGCGCCAACCAGCAACAAACCCTTCTCAATCAATTTTTCCAAATGATGTTTGATCTTCTGCGGACTATTCGGCTCACCGATCAGCTCCCCGATTTTGCGCAAAGTCAAACCGGCCAAGTTTTGTTCCCTAGCTAAAACAAGCAGTTTTTGTTGAATTAAATGAAGATTCATAACAATTGCACTTTAATTATAACCAACTAAAAAATCTTGTCAATAATACTTGACAAGATTTAACTGTTGACAAGTTTTCTACAAACAAAAAATCGCGCCCGAAGGCGCAACCTGCTGAAGATTTTAAAATTCACGATTACCTGCCTGCCGGCAGACAGGAAGACCCAGCCCCATTATAAATTTATCCTATAAAATTATTTCAACAGATCATCAAGCTCGCAAGAAAGCAGCGCCGATTTATTAAGCAAAATCTCCTCTTTCTGGTTTAAATTGCCGGCCGTCATCCGAATAGTTTTAGTAATAATGGCGTCTCCAAGCATTATACGATTAGTTTTTTTAAAATAAGCTTCGATTTTCTCGTAAAATAAAGTTATGTACTGCTTAAACTTATCGCTTAGCTGATTTTTTTCCTCGCCATAGACAAACTCAATCGCCTTGTCGTTTATCTTGGTTGGCAAATTGCCTTCGTCATAATTTAGCCAGTTATCGCTAATAGTATAACTAATCCGGACTTTGCCGCCATCTTCCGTCCTATACCAAAAGACGAAAGAAAAAATGTCGGTCATAAAATCCTGACGCAATTTAATGCTTTCCAATTCTGTCACT
This genomic stretch from Patescibacteria group bacterium harbors:
- a CDS encoding S24 family peptidase gives rise to the protein MNLHLIQQKLLVLAREQNLAGLTLRKIGELIGEPNSPQKIKHHLEKLIEKGLLLVGADGKTLKPASGGIDEKSKLISLPIIGSANCGEAAVCAEQKVEGYLKISLKILGDDLKTKLADLFVLRAVGNSMNHANVKGKNIEEGDFVIVEKKQDIPDNGDYVVSTIDGLANIKKFIFDKQNKQIALVSESSLDLPPIYIHEDDYSAYLVCGKVVDVIKKPDELAALRNLAAKDVLREIGPISKEDYDYYEKI
- a CDS encoding PIF1 family DEAD/DEAH box helicase, with product MTQSESLDILKSGANVFLTGPAGSGKTFVLNKFAEYLKANKIRAAITASTGIAATHLGGLTIHSWAGIGIKENLMRDDIKEIMWNEKVAERISAAEVLIIDEISMLPPNVLEMVNHVCQAVRQSIKPFGGLQFVACGDFFQLPPVVREGGEKKFAFESEAWQKADLKICYLEEQHRQEDSDYLKILNEIRGDNVSAWAREKLNSRLMQNISGWDKPTKLYTHNIDVDRINKQELHKIIAKPKTYAMSGKGSKKLVENLMRGCLAPEELVLKVGAIVMFVRNKFSNNTPIYVNGTMGRVTGFSGANMPIIQTKNGKVEAEKASWTIEEGGQTKAEIIQLPLKLAWAITIHKSQGLSMDCAEIDLSGCFEPGMGYVALSRVRTLDGLKLLGLNEMSLQVSERITAFDKEIRKK
- the rhuM gene encoding RhuM family protein → MIKKSGIVIYRSSKNEVELKVKLERDTVWLTQNQIADLFGTQRPAITKHLDNIFKAGELRKNSVSSILEHTAKDGKVYKTQFYNLDAIISVGYRVNSQRATRFRVWATKVLKRFLISGYAINEKRLREAKNKFKELQEAVLFLQKQSKKELLAGQEGEILSLLSDYSKTLSLLGQYDKGKIAERKGKRSKFVLQYEVCEKIITELKKELFAKREAGDLFGQERGGSFEGIIKGLYQTFSQKELYPAIADKAAHLLYLTIKDHPFSDGNKRTASFLFVYYLDKTDYLFKKSGERKINDNALAALALLVAESDPKDKEIIIRIIKNLISE